TTCTATTTGTaattgttggaaccaaaagaatGACAATAAACTTTGGAAACTTGGAATAAGAACACTAGAAATTTGTGGGagaaattttattgagaatgctttcttttatttatgtcTTTGTGGACTATGGCCTGTGGCTTTTTTGAAACTTATTAAGTGTTGGGCAACTTTCCGAAAGAGGCCACAAAGTCCATATTGAAAATGGAGTTTGCACTATTATGGGTGTAAACAATAAATTGATCACGACAGTGCGGATGACAAAGAACCGGATGTTCCCTCTTACTCTTCAGACAAAGaatcttttgaacttttaagCGGTGATGAAAGATAACAACCGGTTGTGGCACCTTTGATTTGGTCATTTAAATTTTTGTGGACTAAATTACTGGTCTAGAAAAAGATGGTGACCGGCATGCCATTGATTGACATTCCAGATTGCCCATGCGAAGGATGTCTTGTTGGAAAACAACAATAACATCCATTAATAATTGTCAATTGTAAGTTTTAACTACACGCATCCCTTTCTTTGAAGGTTCCCACACACAAACAAATAACCATCTATTGTAAGTTTTAACTACACGCATCCCTTTCTTTTAAGGTTCCCACACACAAACAAATAAACGCGTTATCATTCTTGTACTATAGTTATAGTTTCCAAATTCGAATTGTCAATTTAATATTGGCATGTTTCTGAGCTCTACTATCGGGATCCACATCATCGATTAAATTTTGGCACATATCTTGATTGTAATTCTTGAGTGCCTtgtcgtcgattaaattccaacatttTACTTTTATATTCTCAGGCTGCCCAACATAGTGTATGTACATGTAGTTTTGTTTAAAATGAAGTCATTGATTCCCTTTATGATATTTCTTATCCGAAATcgctttaatgaaaattaaaaagtctTTCACTGAACGGTATTTTTTCCTGAAATTAATCGAATTCCGGCAAATCAGGTTTGTGATGACGATGTAGTAAAAGGTTTGAGaatttagaaaagagaaaacctcTGCTTTGCCTTAAGCTGGATATGACCCGAACTTTCTGCCTTCCCTGTGCACATGAAActgcttcaaaaagaaaacagcTTCCAAATGGACATTATTTTACAGCTGCCCCTGGTGCACATGAAACtgcttaaaaaataaaacagctTTCAAATGGACATTTGGTTTACAGTTGCCCTTTGTATATCCCTCTCACATAAGCCCTAGAAAGGGGGACAAAATCTCTAAATATTTGACACAAATGGGATGTACTTTCAATTTGGTAACCAATGATGATGGCCTTTTATTGAAGACCATAGACAAGCAAAGCTCCAACAGCACCGACACCAGCTACCAGACCTATGATAACCCCAATCGGGGGCAACCCACCACCGATTGCTTTCCCAGTGTTCACGTCGTACCGAGCAAAATTTTTCTTCGGTGCTTGACACTGAGGGCATCCGTATGAATCCGGCTGCGGATCAAGCAAAGTGCATAATTACATTACACTCGATTTATTGCAAAATCTACATGCATACCAACAATTATATCAACTTTTTCAGGGTGAAATAGCCTCTGAACAGCTAAGATGGAGAAAATAATTCGTGACAGAACAATCATCTTACCTGCTCATCAAACGGTTTCTGCAAGGTGTATACGTACATATCCACAATCCAGGCAGATGTGAGTGGCTCTAGCCTGCACACCAAGTTTTGCAGAGCATGCAAGACCGCCTATCCTTTCTCGAACTTGATACAAATTGAACCGTACTGGAATTATTTGCGTGTAAGGAAGAGGTAAACCTTTTGAGCCTCCGTCAACTTCCTCCCAAATCGGGGAGGAGCAGGGCGCTTTGGTAACCGCTTAACATCTACTTCTGCGCCTCTGCAATGAAAGCATGCAGTGGTCAGTTCAGATGCAAGAATATTCTCTGCTGCGTGAATTGAGTGCTCTTCAGGTGGAAAAGTTAGAgatatctcatttttcttaactAGGAAGAAGATCTCAAACGATGTCTCTTTCTGGCTCTAACCTTCCCCTTTGGGTTTCCTTTTTTGTCAATGTCTTCCAAGAGCACGAAAGAGCTAGAGCTCAACTAGGTGGATGCAATTGTCTCAGCACAACATGGTGGAGTAACTATTCAATGTTAGCTTCGTCTGCATATATTACGAAACTATTTTCAGTTTCATTCCTCCAAATTATATTACTTTGCCAGAAGACTTCTTCTGGCAACCATGCCACAGCAACCTCATAATTTCTTAGAACGCACCTTAGCATCTGAAACCCCTAAGTGAAGTGGGACTTGGAGGTTGAAGTTTAGAACAAATTTGCTTCCAACTCTACCTATTCTCGTGTAAATTGCCTCATAGGGAGCTATCACAGGAAATTTGTGGTTCCCCATACGTGCttgcaaatgcaaagaagtgTAGCACCACTTTGATGAGAAGAACTCCCTAATTGACATAGGAATGATGGCTTATGCAACGTAAATCACATGCCAGTCAAATTTCTGAACTTCGAATTTTTCAAGTCGGCTACATAAGTAGGTGGCAGTACCATGTTCGACTATCTTTGTTCAATTAATCAAAGGACAATCTCTtgggcaaagaaaaagaagcctgAATGCCACAAACTTACCTTCGTATGAGTTTATATCCccataattgattttgaagTTCTACAATATTTGGGCTGCATTAAGAAGTAATCAATGACTTCTTGAAGAACATTactgaaaaatgttaaattttttcacaaaacaattGAAGCTTTAATTTTACTTTATGAGCTCGCATCGGTATCAAAGCAGTAACAGTCACGTTCGCTGCCCACAATTTAAGATTTGAGAGCTTGTTCGCTGCTCCCATCCATATCTATCCCTCTTTGCACAATTTTCTCCATCTCTATCGGCGCCGTAAGCTACTTGACCATAACTCTCCTGCAAATAATGACCAGACTTTCACCTCCTCTGGTGACGCAGGTTTCGGATAGCCAGCAACAGATTGGCTGGTAGGCGGTTGCTTTAGAACCGTTCCGCCAGAGCCCGGTTCTCTATCGCCCAACGACGCCCTTTCCGCTGCATCTCTATCGGCGCCGTAAGCTACTTGACCATAACTCTCCCGCTTCACAAATCTCGCTCTTCTTTTGTCTCGAAggttccttcattttcttcttatcCGCCACCCATTCCCGTACAAAAAATCTCTATCCAGTCGAGATTCATCCGAAGTAGTTCCTCTAACCGGGCGAGACGAGGTATACAGATGTTCCGCCCCAAAAGGAGAGAACTTGCTTGCGACCCACGAGCCACGGCGAATCCTCCCGACACATTTCCAGTCAAGCCGAGAGATTTCGGACATTCACCGGAGACGACATCTCGGTGCAGCTGCAGGGCACCGATTGCGCGCCCGCTTCGAAGCTGACCCAAATGACGGAGCAGAAACCTTTCGGCGACGAGACTCGATTGACGAATCCCGTTCCCATTCTTCAGTCTCATCCGGACGGCCGCATCGAACGCAGCGAACAACTCACGACGGCCCACGTCGACCGTGCACCAGTCCCAGAAAGCCTGCGCAAGCACGAATTTCGCGTCGACGCGAGATCGTTCACGCGAGGGCGCGGCATTTAGATTAGGGAGCGGGGCGCGCGTTGAAGTAGCGCGAAGCGAATGATCGAAAGCCCAAAAAAACCACGGCTCCAACTCGGCCGAGAGAGATGGATCatagagaaagaggagaagagcaAATTCGTcgtcaaaagaataaaaaaaaaatgttggattTGCCTTCCGAGCTCTCTtcgattatcttcttcttcagacgacggcacagagagagagagagagagtcttcgTCTTCCTCAGTTCCTCTTTTGCGAAGTCATTAAAATTGGCGAATTCTGTTTCTCTACAGAGAGGCCGCGGAGGTGGCATTTAAGGCACGTCCAAACAGTGCCTCTCAGaatcaaaatcagtttggtaaattttttatccaaaactgattctgggaacaaatttagTTCCCGGAATCAGTTTTGGGCAAGAATttagagtaaaaaaaaattatgattctcCATCCGAGAATCAGAAAGAGAATCGAAAGTGCTGAAGCCTTATCtcctctctactctctctcgtCCTCTCATCTCGACTCTTCTCATCAGTCTCATTCTCTCCCTCCTCAAGAACGGCGACGGCTGCTCCTCCCTCCGCAagaacggcgacggcgactgcTGCTTCTTCATCGTTGAAGGGCGTCGTTCAAGGTGAGTTCCCTTCTATGGGTGGTTCGGCGTCTGCGATGGGTGGCGCTCGTCGTCCGACCCCTGGGGCCGAGCTTCGCTCGCCCTCGGCGAACTGGCCGAAGCGACGGTGCTGGCCGAGGGGTCGCTCGCCGTCCGATCCCTGGGGCCGACTCGGCGGGCGCCCTCGCCGAGCTGGCCGAGGGGTCGCTGGCCTTTTCTGTATTGTGCTGGATCTGTAATTTTGTGTGCTGTGCTTGGTCGAATTCGAATCTGGAAATTGCGATCTTTGACTTATAGTGCGAATCTTAGATCTGAAATGATGCTAACGTTTAGGTGTGATGGATGTATCATGTCAGCTCAGGGAAGTGGAGGTCAGGCAGTCCTTGTCTTTTAAGGTTGCGTAGGAGCCGTGTCTATTATCTTGATTATTTATCTCCTCGATTCTCGATCCAAAAACCGGGCATTGCATTGCGACTCGGGTTCACAAAGGGTTGTTCTTGGTGATCAGATCCCAATTGATTAGGACGAGAGTAGATTTAGTTTTACAGAGGTTATGTGTTTGTTGGAGAGTCAAATTTGGCCTCTAGCTTTGTAGAGGTGAGGCAGTATGATGAAACATAAGTTAATGAACGCGAAGACAAATGGTTGATGGTCTTTTACGCATGGAAGTTAAAGTGAAATAGAATGGTTTCCTCGTTTCACGTGGATTCATTTTGATCTTGAGTTCCTGCATACCACTATTGCCAATTCTTTGTGCGGAGAGCTTATTCTTATTTCGATGTCATGCAAGGGTTACGTCGGGATTCATAGCTCCGATTTCAGAGGCTTTCTTTTGAAGCCAGAATAGAGTTTTTAAGAGACTTTCTTTTGAAGCCAGAGTAGAGTTGCTTCGTGCTATTGTGGACTCCGGTTTTGAGCACCCATCCGAAGGCAAACTTCATATTCATTAAAGTATTGTAAATCAAATGGCAAGAGATTACAATATGCCAAAGATTCAATAACtttatgtttatgacttttgtaatattgttttaAATTATTGACTTATCAAAGCCCGATATTCAAAGATTCAATAACTTTATATTTACgacttttgtaatattgtttttaattattgacTTATCAAAGCCAATATTCAAAATTGAACAATGGACTACGTTActttattattcatttatggATAAGTTGTAGTGATGAGTTTCTCGTTAaagccttttctttgtttcgaAGAGTCATGTTGGTTTGAAAACTTTTATCTTCTTAAACGTTGGATGTTTGGTTTTGGGGaagggtatatatatatatatatatagagagagagagagagagagagaagtatcttggctaaattaaaattaacattcattcatattaatttcaaaatggattaaatatttaatcatataaaagtaaatattaattgaaaatgagaaatcaccatgataaaaaaaaaactcttatttaaacataaataatattgaaattctaataagaaaaccaaatttaaaataacaacaatttttgtttttatttttatctattttttatttctatattttattttaatttcttcctactatgaaatatatatttgctatatatagaatacatatttaattttatattataatttattatttatatttattacatattttaaggatattagtatagtttatactatggtttattatttactatataataaaaattgattagttaatatttttattacttagtataaaaatataattaataagtgaatggtttatgaaaattcaatatcaaatttatattcatctaaaaaggtaattaaaaaagaaaattccaaacgtatttctttttttttctattccataattagaaattttattcgttactaaacgcgtttttttactcagaatcagttcccgggaacataataaaaaataatcatttctgatTAGAATAAGTTCCCGAAAAcagaattgttatcaaacgcaccctaaacGAAAATGGAGCTGCGTCTCTACGAGCAATTCTCATCAAATTACTAATCACTCCCTCACTTCTCCCATTTGAAGAAAGTTTTACTTGCCCCCACTTTCGAAATCAAGAATGGTCCAGAGTCGTCACCTCTTTCCATCGAGAAGAAGCCCACGGATCACCCgcgaaaaagaaaatgctagtTAAACTAGTCCCTCAGTCATTGCTTTTTACCCTCTGAAAAGTTACCGAGCCACGAAGAGTCACTAATAATTGTGATACATTAAAGGGTAAAAATCACAGGAGACTCCAAATTGAATTAACTATACCTATGCCCTGGGTCCTCGGCATGACCTTAAACTGCAGCGCTCCGGGGAACAACCCCGATAACAAGGCCCCACGCAGCTGGGTAATGCCATGCCTCCCGGACATTCTCCGGGCCTGAAGGCCATACAAGGGTATTCCCTTTCCTagggaagaaaaacaagaggTTGGGAGCAAAGACCAGGCTCTTGGAAAACACATAAAACCTAGCTAGAcgtgagcaggtccttaaaaggctctgACCACCAGGAGAGTGTGGGTAGAGGCCCGGGTCCGGGGTCTCAAGAAAAATATACCAGCCCTATTGGTTCTTTCATCCACACCCCCCTTACGGGGTAGGGGAATCAGCTTGGATCCCCATAAAGCCTTCTCCGCTGAAAATGAAAGGTCCAAAGGAGAACTCCTCTAGGTGGATGGATGGACTTGCCTTCGCCGTAGCTGTTTTTAGCATCACCATTGCCACCATCCTAACCTTCGCCAAACCTAGAAAGAAAGCGAAGGAGGAAGttagaaaaaaaggacaaagaaaataagaaaagaacaaCATACAATGAGTTGACATATTTTTTCCGCGTAAATATTTCATGAGCACCATTTACTTTCTAGTGTGAAATTTTCACTAGCATTATTTAACGAAGGagagataaatatatcatcttaTCAAATCTGTGCTGCACTCCATTCAGGTATATTGGTCCTCCGTCTTCATTCTCCCTTCCTCGGTTATCAATCAGATTGAGCACATATTTCTGCAATTCCTTTGGCGTGGTCCTAGCCTTGGATCTGGTGGGGCTAAAGTGTCTTGGGAAGAAGTCTGTCTACCCAAAGCTGAAGGGGATTGGGTATCCGCTCGGTTCGCGTGAGTAATATTGCTGCGATGATTAAACATATTTGGCTCCTATTCTTTGATAAAGAATCGCTTTGGACCAAGTGGATTCATTCCGTTTTTTTAAAGCATAAAAGTTTCTGGAATGCGCCTGGACCGACCATCTTCCGGTCCCGGGAAGAAACTTCATGGCATGCGTGACTTGGTTCAACACCACTTTAATTGGAACATTGGTAATGGCCTAACGGCTTCTTTTTGGTTTGATCCATGGCATCCTCGTGGTCCACTAAATAAGCTTTTCTCGGATCGTGACATATATCGTTCTCGTATCCCACGGAATGCTTCAGTGGCTACTGGTATTGCGGCTCTATATACCCCCTCAGCGGTTTCAATGGTTATTGAGAACTGGAATGATCCGATTCCCTGCCTCAACAACCACAATGATCGTTTGGTGTGGCTTGGTCACTCTTCTGGCCAATTCTCTACTGCATCTGCATGGACTATGCTTCGTCCAAGAGGATCCCTCGTCAGCTGGTCTCGATTTATCTGGAGCCCCTCATGCCCCCCGCGCTACCAAACGCACCTATGGCTGATTACTCAGAATAGATTACCAACCCAGGTTCGGCTTCTGTCATATGAAAGGATCCAGAATGTCTCTTGTGCCTTTTGTTCATCTAGGCCGGATTCAACCGATCACTTATATTTCGGATGTTCAGTCACGGACGGCTAGCCTCATTGCAGGCGTCTAATTGTAACTTGACTTGGAGGAATGGCTCCTGGGAAGACAACCTTCTTTGGGTAGTAAACCATCTCTTGGATGCGAGTTTTCATAAAGCCATTGCTCGCTTCTTCTTTGGTGCCTTATGTTACCTCATTTGGAAGGAAcgaaataatatcatttttcgTAACCAAAACCTCTTCCTTCCGGCCTTGAAGGAGCATCTACGAAATGCCGTCAAAGATAAAGCATCCACTTATTCGGGTGTTTCGGATATCCCCTGCAACCGTAGGCTCCAAATGGCTTGGGGAATCCATCCTTCTATTTTTGACTGAAGCGAGCTTTGTGCTTCTTTTGGCATCGTGCCCTGGTACTCTTCTCAAGGACGCTGTGGTCTGCTCTTCTCCCGGGAGCCCCCTTTCTCCCGCTCTTGTGCTGCTGGGCCTTCCTTCTCCGCAGCTTGGCTGACTGACCTCTGCTTTCTTCAGTGTGTCGGGTTCCTCTCTTGGGATggtttctttctctccctttggccGTAATGTTTGGcctttcttctctgttttgttcTTGCCGCCTTGTTCTCTTGGCGCTTTTCTCTGCtgcttgtttcttcttttgtgcaGCTCATCCCGTCTCTCATCCACTCATCTTGACGCATGTGTCTAGCTGAGTGTATGTTCTCCTGGAGTCGGCTGTGTTGCTGTGCTTTTTGTATAGCTGCTTGGTTCTCTAGCTATAttacttaccttttaccaaaaaaaaaaatatatcataccaaaacaaatttagaattttttatgtcagcgaaaaaatttaaaacaaatatgTCACACATTTACAAATTTACAGTTTAAggtattacaaaaaaattaaggataatTATgtcttgagattttttgtgatttttttaatattaaaattttatcattCTTTCTTATCGAAATTCGCTAATCATGTCGAAGAATTAGCAGCGACTAAAATTGGATTGCGATTGCAATTGGGATTTTCGGATTTCATCCACCTCCCAAGCACCTGCTTCTGCTTTCTCCACTCAAACTGTAATCATCCTTACCCATTTCCTGCGCTCAATCTATCACTTGTTTCCTCTTACATTTGCATTCAGCCTTTCACACATAGTAAATATCAACTCCAATGAGAGAGTTACTAATCGGAATTTGTTAATACGTGGAATTTTACTGTGTctgaaaaaatgcaaaatttagTTGCTGTAGCTATTAATAATGGTGAAATCCACCTTTTATGACTAGAAAGTTTCAAACGCCCTCAAGATTTCAGAATATAACTTTGCATTCACTTGACTATTTGTGAATCACTCAAGCCTATCTCCTTGCGATGCTTCAGAATCACATCCAGATGGATCTGTGCATGTGCATATCGTTACACTCGAACCATCTAATtcactatcaagaaaatgtACGATGCACTAAATAAGTGGGCGCGCAATATGGCCTACGCCAGTATACCGTTTCCTTATCAAACAGAAACATAAAAGAGAGGGGGAAGAATTGTCCTAGACAGAGAACATTACACATAAAAGATGGTCTTTAAAGCAGATTGCAAACGCTGCAGTCCTTATCATGACGGTGGGCAGCCACCTACGGAGAGGTGTATCCCCATGATCTTCACATACACATCATGTGAACTGCCGTCTCATATAGGTATCCTCGTGTACAAAAACAGGATCAGCACCGGTTTGAGGAGGGAATTGTGGTTGTCCCATAGCCACACCTCCTTGATTAGGCAGAGGCGCGTTGCCCCAGCCTTGGTCGGCGTTATTTTTTGCTGAAGTCAGGGCGAGATATGAGATCATTCCAAGGGTAACTGTAGCAAGGGACAAGAGGGCACCTCCTGCGGACACACCAGGTTTCACGACATAACAATTTCCATACCAGTCGTACCTGTTTGCTGCAGCATGCCGGTCGTTTAGAGCAGCCGCTGTTAGCAACAAGAAGAACGCGATGACGAATGTGATCCTGCATGGCGAGGATAGTAGACAGTGAACATGCATATGACCGTGGGCAAACAGTATATGCTCTCTGAACTGCGGCAAGATCACAAATTATGCATAAAATTAATCACCAATTAGTTCTACATTTGCATAACTACACAAAGTGCAATCCTCAACCTTATTATTAAGTATGCTCATGTCAGAATCTGGCCCACCAATACTCTCCTCTATACTTATGATCTATATAGGAAATAGTTCTTGAATTAACTCTGCCACTCGCACCAATCAAAGACATTGTTGACGACTCTGCTAAATCACAAGTTTGCATTCTTTAGATGATTTAATATCCGTTAATCAAAGAAATCCTTTTCCATCTACATCTATGCTATTAACAACCAAGAAAATTCAGTTCAATCCTCCACACGAACCATGTTCCAATCCAAGCAGTCCAGCAATGCAAGATTGGTGCTGGCATTTGATTGCTTATCATTATTTTCACCCTTCTTCAGCATCATCCGGTGGATTGTCATCCGCCAATGCCTCTGATAAACCAGAGGTAATACAATATTGTTCAATGGGAAGAAGCTCgaaattcaataaaatttagACAAGGTTGTTGCTAGTTAGTTTACCATCGTTACATCTCTCCATAGAAGAATTACAAGTCTGACAGACTTAACCAgacaaaagtatagaagaaccTGATGAATAGGTAAAATGACAATGGGAGTATTCATAGCAATGTGGAGGAGTAGTAGACATAGACTgtcaaattaaataaagaaataaaacaaaagaagaaacttgTAGGGTCTCAATTACTAGCTGCATTTTCCATCCAAATATGCTGCCTACCATGCAGCACATCCACATATTCCTGACACCATCACTCAATAAAAATGCCAGATGTACACGAACACCACAAAAAAAGACATTGTATTTTAACCACATCTAGATGCCAAAGGCGTGGTTGAAATTTTACCAGGAAAGAATGAAGCAGATAACTGCAATAGTCCCACTAGAGGTCGATGGATGAGTGTTTCTTCTGCAGCAAATGCACCCAGTTGCCATACTAATGATCACTTGGGCGATCAAGAGAGTTAGCACAGCTGTTGAACCTAGACTCACAGCAGGAGTACGTGGATATTCACACTGTGTCACTTCAGAAGCCTACGAATCTCAAAAGGTAATCAACCGTTATACACAAGAGGAAAAGAATAACATCTTCAGCTATCTATTAAGAAAGTATCATATTTAGCCATGTGGTGAGAGAAAAATATCAACCAGTGAAACCAGGCACAAGATTTATATGATTTAGTGTCAGCATATATCCAGAGCAGAACAAAACAATCCACCATGAGAAAGCAGGAAACTAGGACTTTACCTAAGAAAGCACTGAGACCTAACCTCAGACACTATGATAAATTCCAACAAGGTAATCAACCGTTATACACAAGAGGAAAAGAATAACATCTTCAGCTATCTATTAAGAAAGTATCATATTTAGCCATGTGGTGAGAGAAAAATATCAACCAGTGAAACCAGGCACAAGATTTATATGATTTAGGTCAGCATATATCCAGAGCAGAACAAAACAATCCACCATGAGAAAGCAGGAAACTAGGACTTTACCTAAGAAAGCACTGAGACCTAACCTCAGACACTATGATAAATTCCAACAAGAGATCACGACAGAAATTACCTTTTCATGAGACCACCAACAGGAGTGCTTATACGACAACCTAATCCTCCtaaatagaataaaatgaaaaaagaattggCATATTTGTAAGGAAACCGGTCATAAAATGCTCAAGCTCTCTAATGGATTGAATCTGACAATTCACACAGTGAAAGGACATTTCTGCTCTGCTTTTATGAGACATTCAATGAAATAGAAACCATCTAGGCAGTACAGAGGGATTTCTGACATTGAGTTACATTCTGTATATGAATCCTTGGACTTGCTCTCTTTTACCTTGATTCTCCATCCACTGTCATGAAACAATACATCTGCGTGCATGTACTCTCTTCAACCAAAAACACAGCATGGGCTGCTAGGGTGCTAATTGAACGCCAGAACATTAACTGCTGAAAAGCAATCCATCTTGCCACAATATAGCAATGAAGCAGAATGTCAATTATAGTCACTTCAAGGGCACTCGAATGGACTTCCAGGAAGTGACACAAATAAACTTTTCCTGAGCAGCCCCTCACCAATCCCAGTCAAACCATGAAAACATTCCCAAGTGCATCTCCTAACTAAATGAGATGGCTTAACCATTTTATTCGCTAACATAACCATCATAGCGTCAATCAGAACTAAAGTGGGATGGTTTAACCATTTTTTGTCTGTGTCGTATTAGGTCCCGCCCAAGTCCCCCATCCCTGACGCAGCCTAGACATAATCTGTACATTTAGCAGTTCACTTTCTAGTTTCTAACTAAGTACTTCACTTCCTAGTAGAAACTGGACTTGGCAAAATCTTTAACGTAATCAGCTGAACATGGGAGAGATGCAAATGGAATCCAAAAGCAAGTCACTCCTGGCTTTGGAGTTTGCACCAGCAAGAAATCGATACAATACGTAAGACTTCTACTAAGCACCTCGGCAAGAACCTGACACAATCTCCCAACGGAGCAATCTTTCAGAAAAAGGAAACTCTAATAGGACATACAGTGTTAAACTCGAACTCTAATCACTAAAAAGATAGCGCAAAACACAAATTAGCAATCCATACCCTTTTTTCCCGGGGCAATtacaaaagggagaaaaagcaatctgagagaaagaaaataaaattgcacCGGGAATAGAGGAGGGAGGGACTCCAACTGAAAGCTGGAAGC
The sequence above is drawn from the Eucalyptus grandis isolate ANBG69807.140 chromosome 11, ASM1654582v1, whole genome shotgun sequence genome and encodes:
- the LOC104430322 gene encoding uncharacterized protein LOC104430322 — protein: MDRKGVICGVVGFLGLLSAATGFAAEATRIKASEVTQCEYPRTPAVSLGSTAVLTLLIAQVIISMATGCICCRRNTHPSTSSGTIAVICFILSWITFVIAFFLLLTAAALNDRHAAANRYDWYGNCYVVKPGVSAGGALLSLATVTLGMISYLALTSAKNNADQGWGNAPLPNQGGVAMGQPQFPPQTGADPVFVHEDTYMRRQFT